In Gossypium arboreum isolate Shixiya-1 chromosome 5, ASM2569848v2, whole genome shotgun sequence, a single genomic region encodes these proteins:
- the LOC108456118 gene encoding (E,E)-geranyllinalool synthase has translation MGLSKVSNIEALVKGIKEEMLPDIDPYSFVSASAYDTAWLAMVPADSDQTCPMFKECLEWVVNNQTKEGCWGECVDAIDTLSATLACVIAIHKWSIGANNIKRGLDFVQENAEKILRKTEDRFPRWFTIVFPGMIELARKVGIQLAFPSQLNAFLLDIFHKRQLLLDTEELIGNQCYPPLISYLEALPPSYDVSERDITMNLNGDGSLFQSPAATASAFMATGNEQSLSYLQTVVGRCANGVPPTFPMDEELIRLCLVNQLQRLGLADHFTHEIEEILFQIYRNYKTLEWLDKASNNIVNVGIQLHKDSLALRLLRVHGYSISPRHFCWFLNNQEVRAHIEENQEYFTISMLNVYRATDLMFPGENEVEEARSFSRKVLEKITLKDSSLASTGLNKMVEHELTFPWIARLDHLDHRAWIEDVNNTNVLWVGKTSFHRLSTLLNEKLLQLAVADYEFRQSIYRKELDEVIRWSKNKGMSDMGFGRDKTTYCYFAIASSIPLPYDSEVRMIITKSAVVITVADDFYDTEASFDELTTLTQAIARWDAEGLSGHSKTIFNALDDLVSEFVAKVRHQHGIDITYFLQQIWYETFNSWFVEAEAKWSMGGFVPSMEEYLGNGAVSIALHTIVLPASYLLNPSLADYKIKAGEYQTVTKLAMLIPRLLNDIQSYQKEEQEGKLNYVLLYLKENPGIDIQDSTAYVRDIIYKNWPEFLQHVLMDGLAEELPKSCKFLHLSCVKAFQMFFHSSNRYDSNTDMLQDIQKAIYIPLNIRSN, from the exons ATGGGACTTTCAAAGGTTTCAAATATTGAAGCTTTAGTGAAGGGGATAAAGGAAGAGATGTTACCGGACATCGATCCTTACTCTTTTGTTTCAGCTTCTGCTTATGACACAGCCTGGTTAGCCATGGTTCCTGCAGATTCCGACCAGACATGTCCCATGTTCAAGGAATGCTTGGAGTGGGTGGTGAATAACCAGACAAAAGAGGGGTGCTGGGGAGAGTGTGTGGACGCCATCGACACTCTTTCTGCTACTTTGGCTTGCGTCATAGCAATCCACAAGTGGAGTATTGGAGCTAATAATATAAAACGAG GATTGGACTTTGTTCAAGAAAATGCTGAGAAGATTCTTAGGAAAACTGAGGACCGTTTTCCTCGTTGGTTTACCATAGTCTTCCCAGGAATGATTGAACTTGCACGTAAAGTTGGGATCCAACTTGCCTTCCCTTCCCAATTAAACGCCTTCTTGTTAGACATTTTCCACAAACGACAACTCCTCCTTGATAC CGAGGAACTTATTGGCAATCAATGTTATCCTCCATTGATATCGTATCTTGAAGCTCTTCCTCCGTCATATGACGTTAGTGAACGAGACATAACCATGAACTTGAATGGTGATGGTTCATTGTTCCAATCTCCTGCTGCCACAGCAAGTGCTTTCATGGCTACGGGAAATGAACAGTCTCTATCCTATCTGCAAACGGTAGTCGGAAGATGTGCTAATGGAG TTCCACCAACTTTTCCCATGGATGAAGAGCTGATAAGGCTTTGTTTGGTGAATCAACTACAGAGGTTGGGGCTAGCTGACCATTTTACACATGAAATTGAAGAAATATTGTTCCAGATTTACCG GAATTACAAAACTCTAGAGTGGTTGGATAAAGCAAGCAATAATATTGTAAATGTGGGAATCCAGTTACACAAAGATTCTTTAGCACTTCGACTACTCCGCGTGCATGGTTATAGCATATCGCCTC GTCATTTCTGTTGGTTCTTAAATAATCAAGAAGTTAGAGCTCATATTGAAGAAAATCAGGAATACTTCACAATCAGCATGCTGAATGTTTATAGAGCCACGGACCTTATGTTTCCAGGAGAGAATGAAGTTGAGGAGGCGAGATCATTTTCTAGGAAAGTGTTAGAGAAAATTACATTGAAAGATAGTAGCTTAGCATCTACCGGCCTGAACAAAATG GTGGAGCATGAACTGACATTTCCATGGATCGCTCGATTAGATCATTTGGACCATAGAGCATGGATTGAAGACGTCAATAATACCAATGTGTTGTGGGTAGGCAAGACCTCCTTTCACAg ATTGTCAACCCTGTTAAACGAGAAGCTATTGCAACTCGCGGTGGCGGATTACGAGTTCCGACAGTCAATATACAGGAAGGAGTTGGACGAAGTGATAAG GTGGTCCAAGAATAAGGGTATGAGCGACATGGGATTTGGTCGAGATAAAACTACATATTGCTACTTTGCCATTGCTTCCAGCATTCCACTGCCATATGACTCTGAAGTGAGGATGATAATTACAAAAAGTGCAGTTGTGATAACAGTTGCCGACGATTTTTATGATACCGAAGCTTCTTTCGATGAACTGACCACCCTCACTCAAGCTATTGCAAG ATGGGATGCTGAGGGATTGAGTGGTCACAGTAAGACTATCTTTAATGCCTTGGATGATCTCGTCAGCGAATTTGTAGCTAAAGTTCGGCATCAGCATGGAATTGATATAACATATTTTCTTCAGCAGATA TGGTATGAAACGTTTAATTCATGGTTTGTGGAGGCGGAGGCAAAGTGGAGCATGGGTGGGTTTGTTCCGTCAATGGAAGAATACCTTGGAAATGGAGCGGTGTCCATTGCTCTACACACCATTGTTCTTCCAGCTTCCTATCTGTTGAATCCAAGCTTAGCAGACTACAAAATCAAGGCAGGGGAATACCAGACTGTTACCAAATTGGCAATGCTTATACCTCGTTTACTCAACGATATACAGAGCTATCAG AAAGAAGAACAAGAGGGGAAACTGAACTACGTTTTACTGTATCTGAAAGAAAACCCTGGAATAGACATCCAAGATTCGACGGCCTATGTTCGAGATATAATCTACAAAAATTGGCCAGAGTTTCTCCAACATGTTCTCATGGATGGATTGGCAGAAGAACTGCCGAAATCCTGCAAGTTTCTTCATTTATCATGCGTCAAGGCGTTTCAAATGTTCTTCCATTCCAGCAATAGATATGATTCCAACACAGATATGCTTCAAGACATTCAAAAGGCAATCTATATCCCTCTAAATATCAGATCAAACTAG